DNA from Methanococcus voltae:
ATGAAATTTTAGAAGCACCATACATCATTGAACAACAATATAAATAATATAAATAAATATATGCTAAATCTTAGGTGAAATAATGGCTGAAAAGATTTTTAAGGACATCATGTGCCCCGTATGTGGCGGTACTTGTGATGACATTGAAATCGTCTGGGATGAAGAAAATAGAAAAATCGAAGTAAGGAATGCTTGTAAGATGGGTGCAGCTAAATTTAACGAGATAGTTAGCCACCACAGGATTATGACTCCTTTAATCGCAGACAATGAAAAAGCAGAGAAAAGAGAAGCAGAATGGGACGAAGCATTGACCAAAGCTGCGGAAATATTAGCAAACGCTAAAAGACCTTTATTATTCATGGGTGCAGAAACATCCTGTGAAGCAATGACTGTAGGATTACATATGGGGGAGTACCTTGGCGGTATTGTAGACTCCAACTCCACTATATGACACGGACCTTCCTTAATGGGAGTTCAAGAAGCTGGTAAACCTGGTGCAACAGCAGGGGAAACCAAAAACAGATCCGACTTGATAATATATTGGGGAACCAATCCTATGGACTCAATGCCAAGACATTTATCAAGGTATGCAGTATTCCCAAGAGGATACTTCACAGAAAAAGGTAGGAACGACAGAAAAGTTATCACTGTAGACCCAAGAAGGTCACCTACCGCACAAGCATCTGACTTACACGTTCAGTTGAAACCTAATTCCGATTACGAATTGTTTTCAGCTTTAATTGTGGCAGTTAGAGGAAAAAGACCACACCCAAGTATTGAACAAATAACTGGCGTACCAGTTGACACAATCATGGAAATGGCAGATATGATGAAAAATGCTAAATTCGGCTCCATCTACGGCGGTTTAGGGTTAGCTTCATCATACGGTAAACACAGAAATATTGAATGTGTTATGAAATTAGTATATGAATTACAAAGATACACTAAATTTACCATCGGTTTAATCAGAGGACACTGTAATGTTGCAGGATTTAACGTTCTTGCGTCATATTTATACGGTTTCCCATTCGGTATTGACTTCTCAAGAGGATACCCAAGATATAACCCTGGGGAATTTACAACAAACGACTTATTGAGAGAGAAGGAAGTTGACGCTGTGCTTGTAATGTGTGCCGACTTAGGTGCGCACTTACCACAGGACTCATCAAGATGGTTAAACCAAATACCAGTTGTATGTTTAGACATCGCTCCTTGTCCAACTACTTCAACAGCAAACGTTGTATTGCCGGGTGTAATTGATGCAATTGAATGTAATGGTACATTCTATAGATTCGATGAAATCCCAATGCACTACAAACCATTTGCTGAATCTCCATTCCCATTCACCAAAAGCAACGAAGATACAATGAAACAATTGTTTGCTAAGGTAAAAGAGCTTAAAGAAGGGCAACCAAATCAATAAATCAATAATTGATAAAAAAATATATTATCAATTATTTTTTATTTTATTTTATTTTTTTAGATTATTAAATCATTTTAAAAAAAGTATAAAAAAGCATATTATTTTTATTACATTAAGTTTATTTTATTATTATTATTATTATTATTATTATTAGTTTATTATTATTATTTTTATTATTATTTAAACGTAGAATTTCCTTTTATTAATCCCTTAAAGAAACCATATGATATTAAACAATGAAATACGAACAATAACACTGGTAAAGTAATATATGATGGCTCTTGAGTTTTAACTATTAATCGAATTGTATCGAGCATTACAATTATAAAATAAATAAACACCAATACGCCCGTTATAATTATAGATAACAACATAAACAAGAATCCAAACGGAAAAAGCCATAAAATATTAAAATATCCTTTTCTAATCATTAAACCTTTTGCAGCTCCGTAATTTATAGTCTGTTTTATAAATTTTTTTACACTCGAACGTGTATAGTAGGAACTAACAATATTAGGATTTGTATATAATTTAAAGCCTTCTTTTATTAAGTGAAGGTTAAATTCAAAGTCCTGACCTGTTATAAAGTCCGTATCAAACAAAATATTATTTTCCTTTATCATTTTTGTGTCATACATCCCATAAACAACCGTATTTGAAAATCTTTCCATCATTAAATATCGGTAGGGACTACTACCGGAGAGTGGTGTGTTGTAAACCAATTTTGAGATTTCAGCGGCGTTATTTTCACATATGCTATGGTGAATACCCCCAACGCCAATGAGTTTAGGCTCTTCCTTTTTTATTTTGTCATACGTTTCCACACTATTTTTTAAAAAGTCATATTCTGGGTAAGCGTGTGCCCCAAAAATTATGAAAAAGTCCCCATTTGCCTGTTTAATCCCCTCATTAAACGCATAAACCTGCTTACGTTTTTCATTTGTAAATATCTTTAAATTTGGGAATTTATGCTTTTTTTGTAATTCTTTAATTACATCGATTGTTTTATCAGTACTTTTTCCATCAAAAATTAATATTTCGTAATTTTCTTGAGGGTAATCTTGATTAAACCAGCTTTCAAGACATTTTGTAATATATTTCTCTTCGTTGAATGTGGGAATTATTATCGAAATAAAATTATTATTAAAATCTATTTTAGTTAAATCCATATTCATAGTACTACCTTTTTATTTTTGCAATTTTAATCCAAAACCTTGCCAAATTTTAACATCAATAGTCTGTAAAAAATTTTAAAGCCCACCATTACGTTAGTGCCTCGTGCCATAGAATATTCGGTGTAAATCGTTTGTATTGGCACCTCTCCGATATTAAGTTTATTCTTCTTAGCGATAATAAGGGCTTCCGAACACGTTTCATATCGGTTTGCCTTAAGTTGTTCTGAAA
Protein-coding regions in this window:
- a CDS encoding formylmethanofuran dehydrogenase subunit B; amino-acid sequence: MAEKIFKDIMCPVCGGTCDDIEIVWDEENRKIEVRNACKMGAAKFNEIVSHHRIMTPLIADNEKAEKREAEWDEALTKAAEILANAKRPLLFMGAETSCEAMTVGLHMGEYLGGIVDSNSTIUHGPSLMGVQEAGKPGATAGETKNRSDLIIYWGTNPMDSMPRHLSRYAVFPRGYFTEKGRNDRKVITVDPRRSPTAQASDLHVQLKPNSDYELFSALIVAVRGKRPHPSIEQITGVPVDTIMEMADMMKNAKFGSIYGGLGLASSYGKHRNIECVMKLVYELQRYTKFTIGLIRGHCNVAGFNVLASYLYGFPFGIDFSRGYPRYNPGEFTTNDLLREKEVDAVLVMCADLGAHLPQDSSRWLNQIPVVCLDIAPCPTTSTANVVLPGVIDAIECNGTFYRFDEIPMHYKPFAESPFPFTKSNEDTMKQLFAKVKELKEGQPNQ
- a CDS encoding glycosyltransferase, producing MNMDLTKIDFNNNFISIIIPTFNEEKYITKCLESWFNQDYPQENYEILIFDGKSTDKTIDVIKELQKKHKFPNLKIFTNEKRKQVYAFNEGIKQANGDFFIIFGAHAYPEYDFLKNSVETYDKIKKEEPKLIGVGGIHHSICENNAAEISKLVYNTPLSGSSPYRYLMMERFSNTVVYGMYDTKMIKENNILFDTDFITGQDFEFNLHLIKEGFKLYTNPNIVSSYYTRSSVKKFIKQTINYGAAKGLMIRKGYFNILWLFPFGFLFMLLSIIITGVLVFIYFIIVMLDTIRLIVKTQEPSYITLPVLLFVFHCLISYGFFKGLIKGNSTFK